In Streptosporangiales bacterium, a single genomic region encodes these proteins:
- a CDS encoding FCD domain-containing protein, whose amino-acid sequence MSAVDEVVEQLRAAILSNTLAPGTRLTQVELASQFGVSRIPVRDALAELASEGLVTLSGRSGAVVAGLSLDDLQELYEMRGLVEPFASRLAVPNVGRAQLLRMHECMRRMDQADDRRTWLAANAEFHAQVYRQSGRPRMITTIETLRKQTDRYIWLHLEKLEAVQHCREEHQEILEAAQRQDAEGVERATRAHLATSHDMILQQLLEKELSDSEYDGWQSAPDDLGVARRSGTDAVGPE is encoded by the coding sequence ATGAGTGCCGTCGACGAGGTCGTAGAGCAGCTGCGTGCGGCGATCCTGTCCAACACGCTGGCGCCGGGCACCCGGCTCACCCAGGTGGAGCTGGCCAGCCAGTTCGGTGTGAGTCGCATCCCCGTACGCGACGCGCTCGCGGAGCTCGCCAGCGAGGGCCTGGTCACGCTGTCCGGCCGCAGCGGCGCCGTCGTCGCCGGCCTGTCGCTCGACGACCTGCAGGAGCTGTACGAGATGCGGGGCCTGGTCGAGCCGTTCGCCAGCCGGCTGGCGGTGCCGAACGTCGGGCGGGCACAGCTGCTGCGGATGCACGAGTGCATGCGGCGGATGGACCAGGCCGACGACCGGCGCACCTGGCTCGCGGCCAACGCGGAGTTCCACGCGCAGGTGTACCGGCAGTCCGGCCGGCCGCGGATGATCACCACCATCGAGACGCTGCGCAAGCAGACCGACCGCTACATCTGGCTGCACCTGGAGAAGCTCGAAGCGGTGCAGCACTGCCGCGAGGAGCACCAGGAGATCCTGGAGGCCGCGCAGCGGCAGGACGCCGAAGGCGTCGAGCGGGCGACCAGGGCGCACCTGGCGACCTCCCACGACATGATCCTCCAGCAGCTGCTGGAGAAGGAGCTGTCCGACTCCGAGTACGACGGTTGGCAGTCCGCGCCTGACGACCTCGGCGTGGCCAGACGTAGCGGCACCGACGCGGTCGGCCCGGAGTAG